From Pelotomaculum schinkii, the proteins below share one genomic window:
- a CDS encoding molybdenum cofactor biosynthesis protein MoaE, producing the protein MINEKIKKVSPSIDKWLKEAKADPMALQEGMFLVHNGVVRQTPKAKVRQGLDDGSLVKGMEFAYDAMKVDAAIAETYKMDGIFYVKVWLNEGRLEVGDDIMYVLIGGDIRPHVVDALQFLIGKIKNECVTEIEQK; encoded by the coding sequence ATGATTAATGAAAAAATAAAAAAAGTATCACCATCTATCGATAAATGGCTCAAAGAAGCAAAAGCGGATCCAATGGCTTTACAGGAAGGGATGTTTTTAGTCCATAATGGCGTTGTGCGTCAGACGCCCAAAGCCAAGGTCCGCCAAGGGCTTGATGATGGTTCGTTGGTAAAAGGAATGGAATTTGCTTATGATGCAATGAAAGTGGATGCGGCGATTGCGGAAACTTATAAAATGGATGGTATCTTCTATGTTAAAGTTTGGCTTAATGAAGGCCGGCTTGAGGTTGGTGACGACATAATGTATGTACTGATAGGCGGCGATATTAGACCACATGTTGTAGATGCCCTCCAATTCCTCATTGGAAAAATCAAAAACGAATGTGTTACGGAAATAGAGCAAAAATAA
- the glmM gene encoding phosphoglucosamine mutase, translating into MAGMFGTDGVRGVANRELTPELAFQLGRAGACILAGNGAGSRIVIGKDTRVSGDMLEAALAAGICSAGIDVLKVGVMPTPAIAFLTRDLQAAAGVVISASHNPVEDNGIKFFGPSGYKLPDETEADIEALVLEDCASVPSPVGGGVGRVYQVADAADRYVNYACSTVSTDLKGLRFVVDCANGAASYVAPLIYRKLGAEVLPIFNYPDGVNINKGCGSTHPEDLMEAVIEAGADLGLAHDGDSDRVLAVDADGRLVDGDQIMVSCAGHLKAKGRLEKDTVVVTVMSNLGLHLALRNCGINVIETKVGDRYVLEELLRTGARFGGEQSGHIIFLDYNTTGDGIITALQLLSVMKESGKPLSKLAAQMERLPQLLVNVRVADKNAVMDSPVLSAAIKEEEKKMGGAGRILVRPSGTEPLVRVMAEGKDMLQLEGIVGRLSNIIQEIE; encoded by the coding sequence ATGGCGGGTATGTTTGGTACAGATGGGGTAAGGGGTGTGGCCAACCGTGAGCTGACACCTGAACTTGCCTTTCAGCTGGGCCGGGCCGGGGCCTGTATCCTGGCCGGAAACGGCGCCGGCTCCCGTATAGTGATCGGTAAAGATACCCGCGTCTCGGGAGATATGCTTGAGGCCGCCCTGGCGGCCGGTATTTGTTCTGCGGGCATTGATGTCTTGAAAGTAGGGGTTATGCCCACTCCCGCTATTGCTTTCCTGACCCGTGATTTACAGGCGGCGGCAGGAGTGGTCATCTCGGCTTCTCATAACCCCGTGGAAGACAACGGGATCAAGTTCTTCGGCCCCAGCGGCTACAAACTGCCCGACGAAACCGAGGCTGATATCGAGGCGCTGGTGCTGGAAGACTGCGCCTCCGTGCCGTCTCCGGTGGGAGGCGGGGTGGGACGTGTCTACCAGGTGGCCGACGCCGCCGACCGTTACGTGAACTATGCCTGCAGCACAGTCAGCACTGACCTGAAGGGCTTAAGGTTTGTGGTGGACTGCGCCAACGGGGCGGCTTCTTACGTGGCGCCGTTGATATACAGGAAACTGGGAGCCGAAGTGCTGCCCATCTTCAACTATCCGGATGGGGTGAATATTAACAAGGGGTGCGGTTCGACCCACCCCGAGGACCTGATGGAAGCTGTAATTGAGGCGGGGGCTGACCTGGGCCTGGCCCACGACGGGGACTCCGATCGTGTCCTGGCCGTGGATGCCGACGGCCGGCTGGTCGACGGCGACCAGATTATGGTTTCCTGCGCCGGTCATTTGAAAGCCAAGGGGCGGCTGGAAAAGGATACGGTAGTGGTCACGGTTATGAGCAACCTCGGCTTGCACCTGGCTTTACGGAATTGCGGAATTAACGTGATTGAAACAAAAGTCGGCGACCGCTACGTCCTTGAGGAACTCCTGCGTACCGGAGCACGCTTTGGGGGAGAGCAGTCCGGACACATTATTTTTCTGGACTACAACACCACCGGCGACGGCATTATTACCGCATTGCAGCTGCTGTCTGTGATGAAGGAAAGCGGCAAGCCGTTGAGCAAGCTGGCGGCACAGATGGAGCGCCTGCCCCAGCTCCTGGTAAATGTGCGGGTAGCCGACAAAAATGCGGTAATGGACAGCCCTGTCCTGTCGGCGGCGATCAAGGAGGAAGAAAAGAAAATGGGCGGCGCCGGCCGCATCCTGGTCCGGCCGTCCGGTACGGAGCCGCTGGTGCGGGTAATGGCCGAAGGAAAAGATATGCTGCAGCTGGAGGGAATAGTTGGCAGGCTGTCGAATATAATTCAAGAGATTGAGTAA
- a CDS encoding TetR/AcrR family transcriptional regulator, giving the protein MDRRIQKTRESIFSAFSSLLAHKRYSKITVQEIIDEANIGRSTFYSHFETKDDLLKALCSDIFDHVFSEDLVSESTHDFSSSNNDLEAKITHILYHLKDSKRDMKGILTCESGELFLSLFKKYLEQLFNEFLSNESVDGIPKEYVVNHMAGGFVETVKWWIQNDMAQSPEELTRYFFILHRLYQ; this is encoded by the coding sequence ATGGATAGACGAATACAAAAAACGAGGGAATCAATCTTTAGTGCTTTCAGCTCACTTTTGGCACATAAGCGATATTCTAAAATTACGGTGCAGGAAATCATTGATGAAGCCAATATAGGTCGAAGTACCTTTTATTCCCATTTTGAAACAAAAGACGATTTATTGAAGGCATTATGCAGCGATATATTTGACCACGTATTCTCCGAGGATCTAGTTTCTGAGAGTACTCATGATTTTTCCTCTTCTAATAACGACCTGGAGGCTAAAATCACGCATATTTTATATCACTTAAAAGATAGCAAAAGGGATATGAAAGGAATTCTCACGTGTGAAAGTGGAGAGTTGTTTTTAAGCTTATTTAAAAAGTATCTGGAGCAGTTGTTTAATGAATTTTTGTCAAACGAAAGTGTGGATGGAATCCCTAAAGAGTATGTTGTTAATCATATGGCTGGTGGTTTTGTTGAAACCGTCAAATGGTGGATACAAAATGATATGGCACAGTCCCCGGAAGAATTAACCAGGTATTTTTTCATATTACATCGATTATATCAGTAA
- a CDS encoding CdaR family protein, which produces MGRLDWQNNSLILLAIFLAFVMWIYVSNEQNPVREKILTVTLEHTGPAQNYIITGGLPESVRVRVQGNRNDLANLAPADFRAVVNLPEGKTGDVLLPVQVSAPPNLRVVQVSPEEVTVGLDRMVERQIAVAVSLKGTPAQGYSALAPAYNPETVTVRGPSRVVNDIGQASAVVDIQDASSDVTLTVPVNAGSSNVTLIPATVQVVVPVVNSIASKKVPVAPQTTGSVAAGFTVKRSAGDPASVQIYGPVEVISNIDEIRTEPVDINGADKNVTKEVGLLAPAGVTTVQPARIKVLVEISKLDETPPSPGGDSEDPSVPKP; this is translated from the coding sequence TTGGGTCGTCTGGACTGGCAAAACAACTCTCTAATACTGCTTGCAATATTTCTGGCTTTTGTCATGTGGATTTACGTAAGCAACGAACAAAACCCGGTCAGGGAAAAGATCCTTACTGTAACCCTGGAGCACACCGGTCCGGCCCAAAACTATATCATTACGGGCGGCCTGCCTGAAAGCGTCCGGGTAAGGGTGCAAGGCAACCGCAATGACTTAGCCAATCTCGCTCCGGCTGACTTCAGGGCAGTTGTCAACCTGCCGGAAGGCAAGACCGGGGATGTGCTTCTGCCGGTACAGGTAAGCGCCCCGCCCAACCTGCGGGTGGTCCAGGTCAGCCCGGAGGAGGTTACAGTTGGATTAGACCGCATGGTGGAAAGGCAAATTGCCGTGGCGGTCAGCCTGAAGGGGACGCCGGCCCAGGGCTATTCCGCGCTGGCGCCCGCGTACAATCCGGAAACGGTAACCGTAAGGGGACCCTCACGCGTGGTTAACGATATCGGTCAGGCATCCGCGGTAGTTGACATTCAGGACGCTTCAAGCGATGTTACCCTGACCGTACCGGTAAACGCGGGCTCCTCGAATGTCACCCTGATTCCGGCAACGGTACAGGTGGTTGTGCCTGTTGTCAATAGCATAGCTTCCAAGAAGGTACCGGTGGCGCCACAGACAACCGGCAGCGTTGCGGCAGGGTTTACCGTAAAAAGGAGCGCCGGAGATCCGGCTTCGGTCCAAATCTACGGGCCGGTGGAGGTTATCAGCAATATTGATGAGATCCGCACCGAGCCTGTCGATATCAATGGCGCCGATAAAAATGTGACCAAAGAAGTGGGCCTGCTGGCGCCGGCAGGTGTGACCACCGTACAGCCTGCCCGGATAAAAGTCCTGGTGGAAATCAGTAAGTTGGATGAGACGCCCCCTTCACCGGGAGGAGACAGTGAAGATCCCTCCGTGCCAAAACCATAA
- a CDS encoding heavy metal translocating P-type ATPase: MEKTMDFLAGLKMTIVSGVFLAASLILMLTGTELPVDPAWVTVVISGLPLLYLAITRLVFEKWISSALLISIAMVASIAIGELFAAGEVAFIMAIGAILEDMTVARAKKGIGKLISLLPQQGRKLIHNADGVREEFVPIEQISKADLLRVLPGETIPVDGIIIYGNTSVDQSVMTGESLPVDKKENDSVFCGTMNCYGSIDIRTTQVGKDSSLQKMIDMVKAAEYKKAPMQKIVDVWAAWLVPIALLIAIVAYITTNDIVRAVTVLVVFCPCALALATPTSIMAAIGQATKHGVLIKSGEALERMGNVDCIAFDKTGTLTYGNLKVSDIIPLDETISNVELLSKAASVEKRSEHPLAKAIIKYAEDNGLVINEVEDFQMIPGKGVTATISSKTVICGNALYIKENSIAETDKMQNILVNLRNQGKASIIVAENGNAIGIIALSDTIRPTAKNLVAKLGAMDTDVVLLTGDNHLTAKYMAEQVGIKNIRADLLPAQKVSSIEDLQKENKIVCMIGDGVNDAPALKMANVSVAMGSMGSDIAIEAADIALMSDNIDKIPYLKRLSNSTLRTIKGNITASMGINAVAIVLSVLGLLNPITGALVHNAGSVLVVLNAALLYDRNFAQ, from the coding sequence ATGGAGAAAACTATGGACTTTCTAGCCGGATTAAAGATGACCATAGTTTCAGGTGTTTTCTTAGCCGCCAGTTTAATTTTAATGCTAACCGGAACGGAACTGCCTGTTGACCCAGCTTGGGTTACAGTTGTGATTTCCGGCTTACCGCTTTTATATCTTGCAATTACAAGATTGGTTTTTGAGAAATGGATTTCATCCGCTCTGCTAATTTCTATTGCTATGGTTGCTTCAATCGCAATTGGCGAACTCTTTGCAGCAGGCGAAGTTGCTTTTATTATGGCAATTGGCGCTATTCTTGAAGACATGACCGTTGCTCGTGCCAAAAAAGGTATCGGTAAACTGATTTCACTTTTACCACAGCAAGGCAGAAAATTGATTCATAATGCTGACGGTGTTCGTGAAGAGTTTGTCCCCATAGAACAGATATCAAAAGCTGATCTGCTTCGTGTTCTTCCAGGTGAAACGATTCCTGTTGACGGCATCATTATCTATGGTAATACCTCTGTTGATCAATCTGTTATGACTGGTGAATCTCTGCCTGTAGATAAAAAAGAAAACGACAGCGTTTTCTGCGGAACGATGAATTGCTATGGATCAATTGACATCCGTACTACCCAAGTAGGTAAGGATTCGTCGCTGCAAAAAATGATTGATATGGTTAAGGCAGCAGAATACAAGAAAGCGCCTATGCAGAAAATCGTTGATGTATGGGCAGCATGGCTTGTACCTATTGCCCTTCTGATTGCAATAGTTGCATATATCACCACAAATGACATTGTCAGAGCAGTCACTGTATTGGTCGTATTCTGCCCCTGCGCATTGGCTCTTGCAACACCAACCTCGATTATGGCAGCCATCGGTCAGGCTACTAAACATGGTGTACTGATTAAGTCCGGTGAAGCCTTAGAACGCATGGGAAATGTAGACTGCATTGCCTTTGATAAAACCGGTACTCTTACCTATGGAAATCTGAAAGTATCGGATATTATTCCTCTGGATGAAACTATTAGTAATGTTGAATTACTCTCAAAGGCGGCATCCGTTGAAAAACGATCTGAACACCCTCTTGCAAAAGCAATCATCAAGTACGCTGAAGATAATGGATTGGTTATTAACGAAGTAGAAGATTTTCAGATGATACCTGGAAAAGGCGTGACGGCAACAATATCCAGTAAAACAGTGATTTGCGGCAATGCTCTCTATATAAAGGAAAACTCGATTGCCGAAACCGATAAAATGCAGAATATCTTAGTCAATTTAAGAAATCAAGGCAAGGCATCTATCATCGTGGCTGAAAATGGTAATGCAATCGGAATCATAGCTCTTTCTGATACCATTCGCCCAACTGCAAAAAATCTTGTTGCGAAACTTGGTGCTATGGATACCGATGTTGTTCTCCTTACAGGTGACAATCATCTGACAGCGAAATATATGGCAGAGCAGGTTGGGATCAAGAATATCCGTGCAGATCTGCTTCCGGCACAAAAGGTTTCAAGCATTGAGGACTTACAAAAGGAAAACAAAATCGTCTGCATGATTGGCGATGGCGTGAATGACGCTCCTGCTCTAAAAATGGCAAATGTCAGTGTTGCAATGGGCAGTATGGGAAGCGATATTGCCATAGAAGCCGCCGACATCGCCTTGATGAGTGACAACATAGATAAAATACCGTATCTCAAACGATTGTCAAACTCCACTCTCCGTACAATCAAAGGCAACATAACCGCATCCATGGGTATCAATGCCGTAGCCATTGTTCTTTCGGTTTTGGGTCTTCTGAACCCCATTACAGGCGCTTTGGTGCATAATGCCGGATCGGTGTTGGTTGTTTTAAATGCAGCTCTTCTTTACGATAGAAATTTTGCTCAATAA
- the cdaA gene encoding diadenylate cyclase CdaA: MEQFWLPNLDYLKAVLKFNLSSVIDIAIVAFVMYRLMLLIKGTRAVQLIKGLIVLLGLTALSSLFNLNTANWLLRQAMTALVVALPVVFQPELRRALEKLGRGRLLSTNTISHGEVDPSRVIAEICRSATLLSKNKMGALIVLQRETGLEEYIDTGVKIDGVVSAEFLVNIFIPKTPLHDGAVVIRGERVAAAACFLPLSENPYLTSDLGSRHRAGIGITEHSDAVAVIVSEETGSVSLAVEGDLTRYLDEASLMDRLSSLLNLKAGSSLSSLWFRR; encoded by the coding sequence GTGGAGCAGTTCTGGCTCCCGAATTTGGACTACCTTAAAGCGGTACTTAAATTTAACCTGAGCAGCGTTATCGATATTGCGATCGTTGCTTTTGTTATGTACAGGTTGATGCTTTTAATCAAAGGGACCAGGGCGGTGCAGTTGATTAAAGGCTTGATCGTACTGCTGGGCCTTACCGCCCTTTCCAGTCTTTTTAACCTCAACACCGCCAACTGGCTGCTGCGGCAGGCCATGACCGCGCTGGTGGTGGCGCTGCCGGTAGTATTCCAGCCGGAGCTCAGGCGAGCCCTGGAAAAACTGGGGCGTGGAAGATTACTCTCGACCAACACCATCAGTCATGGTGAAGTCGACCCGTCCAGGGTTATCGCCGAAATTTGCCGGTCGGCCACTTTGCTCTCCAAAAATAAAATGGGGGCGCTGATTGTCCTGCAGCGGGAGACGGGTCTGGAGGAATATATCGACACAGGTGTCAAAATAGACGGCGTGGTTTCCGCCGAATTTCTGGTTAACATATTTATTCCCAAGACGCCGCTGCATGACGGGGCGGTAGTAATTCGCGGGGAACGCGTGGCTGCGGCGGCCTGTTTTCTACCGCTCAGCGAAAACCCTTACCTGACCAGCGACCTCGGCTCCAGGCACCGGGCCGGCATCGGCATCACTGAACATTCCGACGCGGTGGCCGTTATTGTCTCCGAGGAAACCGGCAGCGTTTCCCTGGCCGTTGAAGGTGACCTGACACGATACCTGGACGAAGCAAGCCTGATGGACAGGCTTTCATCTTTATTAAACCTGAAGGCCGGCAGTTCGCTTTCATCACTCTGGTTCAGGAGGTAA
- a CDS encoding MBL fold metallo-hydrolase has protein sequence MATELMKDIYRLEVPLPKNPLKLLNSYLIKGKERNLLIDTGFNRPECEAALMSELASLEVDFNKTDIFITHLHADHSGLLFKIKTDNNTAYCQRLDAAIVNRLSDPTYWDYLADEFIKTGLRMSPELAVETHPGWLYRPNNNVDFTYIENGDKLVVGRYTFTCIYTPGHSPGHMCLYEENEKILFAGDMILGDITPNLCIELYLEYPLTDYLESLDKVEKLDIKHIFVGHRSMLKDVYGRIKELREHHAARCQEALMVLESGPLDAWEAAEKMTWDIQAKDWNAFPPSQKWFATGEAQAHLLYLWQKGKVRRKFRANGVNYFELEDGVPIERELISAWRKEFKHKK, from the coding sequence ATGGCAACAGAATTAATGAAAGATATTTACAGACTTGAAGTCCCTCTCCCGAAAAATCCGCTGAAATTATTGAACTCATATCTGATCAAGGGCAAAGAACGCAATCTGCTGATCGATACCGGATTCAACCGTCCCGAATGTGAGGCAGCACTTATGTCAGAGCTGGCCTCACTGGAAGTGGATTTTAATAAAACAGACATTTTTATCACTCATTTGCATGCTGATCATAGCGGCCTCCTCTTCAAAATCAAAACTGACAACAACACCGCATATTGCCAGAGGTTAGACGCAGCTATAGTAAACCGCTTGTCAGACCCCACATACTGGGATTATCTTGCAGATGAATTTATAAAAACCGGGCTCAGGATGTCACCGGAACTTGCAGTGGAGACTCACCCCGGCTGGCTATACAGGCCAAATAATAATGTAGATTTTACATATATCGAAAACGGCGATAAGCTCGTTGTCGGCAGGTATACCTTTACGTGCATTTATACACCCGGCCACTCGCCCGGCCACATGTGCCTGTATGAAGAAAATGAAAAAATATTGTTTGCGGGAGACATGATCCTGGGGGATATCACACCGAACCTCTGTATAGAACTTTATCTGGAATATCCTCTGACAGACTATCTGGAAAGTCTGGACAAAGTGGAGAAGCTCGATATCAAACATATATTTGTCGGACACAGGAGCATGCTCAAGGATGTTTACGGTAGAATCAAGGAACTCAGGGAACATCATGCCGCGCGCTGCCAGGAAGCTCTGATGGTCCTGGAATCCGGACCACTCGATGCTTGGGAGGCTGCTGAAAAAATGACATGGGATATCCAGGCAAAAGACTGGAATGCTTTTCCGCCTTCCCAGAAATGGTTTGCAACTGGTGAAGCTCAGGCCCATTTGCTTTATTTGTGGCAAAAAGGCAAGGTTCGCCGCAAATTTCGAGCCAACGGAGTAAACTATTTTGAGCTGGAAGACGGCGTTCCGATCGAGCGTGAACTGATAAGCGCATGGAGAAAAGAATTTAAACACAAAAAGTAA
- a CDS encoding DUF3795 domain-containing protein: protein MMNRTELAVCGLDCTRCADYENGEIKILSARLAELLRGYERVASLKSVNNPLFNEYPIFLEFLQHFAQGACGGCRSDNLRCPIECHAKTCHRQHGVGFCFECNEYPCDKQFEGKTREKWLERNNRMKEIGVENYYLEQSKLPRY, encoded by the coding sequence ATGATGAATAGAACTGAATTAGCTGTTTGTGGATTGGATTGTACAAGATGTGCGGACTATGAAAACGGCGAGATCAAGATCTTAAGTGCGAGACTGGCAGAGCTGCTTAGAGGTTATGAACGAGTGGCAAGTTTGAAGTCGGTAAATAACCCCCTCTTCAATGAATATCCTATATTTCTCGAATTTCTACAGCACTTTGCCCAAGGAGCTTGTGGTGGTTGCCGTAGTGATAATTTACGGTGCCCTATCGAATGTCATGCGAAAACTTGTCATCGACAACATGGTGTGGGTTTTTGTTTTGAATGCAACGAGTATCCATGTGACAAACAATTTGAAGGCAAAACCAGAGAAAAATGGTTGGAGCGAAACAATCGAATGAAGGAAATAGGCGTTGAGAATTATTATCTGGAACAAAGTAAATTGCCCAGATATTAA
- a CDS encoding DUF1786 domain-containing protein, whose protein sequence is MVTVCGSKSLLFKQKDILVVDVGSGTQDVLVYQAGKNIENCPKLVMPSRTQLVAGQIRRATQQGHSICLHGHVMGGGACYLALKQHLAAGFKVYATEQAAYTFNDNLTKVRQMGIELVEAVPDNADKIWLGDIDLPAFRQALTAFEQPLPSQLAVAVQDHGFSAEESNRTLRFRLWKEFIAKGGFLRDLVFTEQIPEVYTRMKAIRAIVPGAVLTDTGAAALLGITADPAVRPQLEKGILAVNIGNSHTLAAAIRGQRVYGLFEQHTEYLSTELLASLVKRMQNNELTNDEIYNAGGHGATLHPDMGLGWDYIAVTGPRRTMAKPLGWHEAAPYGDMMLTGCFGLLIGLGII, encoded by the coding sequence ATGGTGACTGTATGTGGAAGCAAATCATTATTATTTAAGCAAAAAGATATCCTGGTGGTTGATGTTGGTTCAGGGACCCAGGATGTGCTGGTCTATCAGGCCGGCAAAAATATAGAAAATTGTCCAAAATTGGTTATGCCCAGCCGGACGCAGCTTGTCGCTGGGCAGATCCGTCGGGCAACGCAGCAAGGGCATAGCATTTGTCTTCATGGTCATGTGATGGGCGGTGGGGCCTGTTATCTTGCTTTGAAACAGCACCTTGCAGCAGGCTTTAAGGTCTACGCGACAGAGCAGGCCGCCTATACCTTCAATGATAATCTAACCAAAGTCCGCCAGATGGGGATTGAACTGGTCGAAGCTGTACCAGATAACGCAGATAAAATATGGCTGGGAGATATCGACCTGCCAGCATTTCGACAAGCTCTGACCGCCTTTGAACAGCCCCTGCCTTCCCAGCTGGCCGTAGCTGTTCAAGACCACGGCTTCAGCGCTGAGGAGAGCAACCGTACGCTCAGGTTCCGCTTATGGAAAGAATTCATTGCTAAAGGCGGTTTTCTGAGGGATTTAGTCTTTACAGAGCAAATACCGGAAGTTTATACCCGGATGAAAGCTATTAGAGCGATAGTGCCCGGCGCGGTGCTCACAGATACCGGGGCAGCGGCTCTGTTGGGCATTACAGCGGATCCGGCTGTGCGGCCGCAGCTGGAAAAAGGGATACTCGCTGTCAATATCGGCAATTCGCATACACTGGCAGCAGCTATTCGCGGCCAGCGTGTCTATGGACTATTTGAGCAACATACCGAGTACTTGAGCACTGAATTGCTGGCATCGCTGGTTAAACGGATGCAAAACAACGAATTAACCAATGACGAAATTTATAATGCCGGCGGGCATGGCGCAACCTTGCATCCGGATATGGGTCTGGGCTGGGACTATATTGCGGTTACCGGACCACGACGGACTATGGCCAAACCATTGGGCTGGCATGAGGCAGCACCCTATGGTGATATGATGCTGACAGGCTGCTTTGGTCTATTAATTGGGCTGGGCATAATCTAA
- the glmS gene encoding glutamine--fructose-6-phosphate transaminase (isomerizing): MCGIVGYIGPKEAVSVLVDGLEKLEYRGYDSAGVAIPGEENLEILKKVGKLAVLKDQLNGEEHCANVGIGHTRWATHGRPSDTNAHPHTDCTGQFAVVHNGIIENYLSLREWLESEGHVFRSQTDTEVLPHLIEHFYNGDLLEAVLVSVSKLVGSYAMAVVSSKEPDKLVAVRQDSPLVVGLGEGEYFLASDIPALLKHTRFTYILNDGEVAVLEKGGVKVMDLDRKEIRKSIFEVKWAAEQAEKGGYDHFMLKEIHEQPKALRDTLSGRIEADNSRVNLEEVTITPEEIKGLKKIFITACGTAYHAGLVGKYIIEKLVRLPVEVDIASEFRYRQPIIEPGTLVVIISQSGETADTLAALREAKRQGARIVAVTNVVGSSVAREADDVIYTWAGPEIAVASTKAYTTQLVSMYLLALHLAGLRGTLAPEKISELLAEMKTLDEKTQEILNDSQVIRDFAREIANSDDLFYLGRGLDYSVAMEGSLKLKEISYIHAEAYAAGELKHGTLALIEEDTPVVALVTQETLFEKMVSNIQEVNARGAAVLTLAMEGLKEVEKVSRKVVYIPRTYEVLAPILTVVPLQLLAYHTAVARNCDVDKPRNLAKSVTVE; the protein is encoded by the coding sequence ATGTGTGGTATTGTAGGATATATCGGTCCCAAAGAGGCCGTTTCTGTTCTGGTTGACGGACTGGAAAAGCTGGAGTACCGGGGCTACGACTCCGCCGGGGTGGCAATCCCTGGTGAAGAAAACCTGGAAATATTAAAAAAGGTCGGCAAACTGGCCGTCCTCAAGGATCAATTAAACGGTGAGGAACACTGCGCCAACGTCGGTATCGGGCACACCCGCTGGGCCACCCACGGCAGGCCTTCGGATACCAACGCCCACCCGCATACGGACTGCACCGGGCAGTTTGCCGTGGTGCACAACGGTATCATTGAAAACTACCTCAGCCTGCGGGAATGGCTGGAGTCTGAGGGCCATGTCTTTCGTTCCCAGACCGACACCGAAGTACTGCCCCACTTAATCGAGCACTTTTATAACGGGGATCTGCTGGAAGCCGTGCTGGTGTCAGTGTCGAAGCTGGTGGGCTCTTACGCCATGGCGGTAGTCTCCTCCAAAGAGCCGGATAAACTGGTGGCGGTTCGCCAGGACAGTCCGCTGGTGGTGGGCCTGGGTGAAGGTGAGTACTTTCTGGCCTCGGATATCCCGGCTCTTTTGAAGCACACCAGGTTTACCTATATCCTAAATGACGGTGAAGTGGCAGTGCTGGAAAAGGGCGGGGTCAAGGTTATGGATCTTGACCGCAAGGAAATCCGCAAAAGCATCTTTGAAGTAAAATGGGCCGCTGAGCAGGCTGAAAAAGGCGGCTACGACCACTTCATGCTGAAGGAAATCCATGAGCAGCCCAAAGCCCTCAGGGATACCTTAAGCGGCCGGATTGAGGCGGACAACTCGCGGGTTAACCTGGAAGAGGTAACAATCACCCCGGAAGAAATAAAAGGACTGAAGAAAATCTTTATTACCGCCTGCGGTACGGCCTATCACGCCGGTTTGGTGGGGAAATATATCATTGAAAAGCTGGTACGGCTGCCGGTGGAGGTGGATATCGCCTCCGAATTTCGCTACCGCCAGCCGATTATTGAACCGGGCACCCTGGTGGTTATCATCAGCCAGTCCGGCGAGACCGCCGACACTCTGGCCGCGCTGCGGGAAGCCAAGCGGCAGGGAGCCAGGATTGTGGCCGTGACCAACGTGGTGGGCAGTTCCGTGGCCCGTGAGGCTGACGATGTCATCTACACCTGGGCCGGTCCCGAGATTGCCGTGGCCTCCACCAAGGCCTATACCACCCAGTTGGTGAGCATGTATCTCCTGGCCCTGCACCTGGCCGGCCTGCGCGGGACGCTGGCGCCTGAGAAAATCAGTGAGCTCCTGGCCGAGATGAAGACCCTGGACGAAAAGACCCAGGAAATTCTCAACGATTCTCAAGTAATCAGGGATTTTGCCAGGGAAATCGCCAACAGCGACGATTTGTTCTACCTCGGGCGGGGCCTTGACTACTCTGTGGCCATGGAGGGCTCGCTGAAGCTTAAGGAGATCTCCTACATCCACGCCGAAGCCTATGCCGCCGGTGAACTGAAGCACGGCACCCTGGCCCTGATCGAAGAGGATACGCCGGTGGTGGCCCTGGTCACCCAGGAAACTCTCTTTGAGAAGATGGTCAGCAACATCCAGGAGGTCAACGCCCGCGGCGCCGCCGTGCTAACTCTGGCCATGGAAGGTCTGAAGGAAGTGGAGAAGGTGTCCCGCAAGGTCGTCTATATCCCCAGGACCTACGAGGTGCTGGCCCCGATCCTGACCGTGGTCCCGCTGCAGCTGCTGGCCTACCACACCGCCGTAGCCAGAAACTGTGATGTCGATAAACCACGAAATTTAGCGAAATCGGTGACGGTGGAGTGA